A genomic segment from Janibacter sp. DB-40 encodes:
- a CDS encoding alpha/beta hydrolase — translation MLRRLIYPVPSYDGAEHETTKGGTHLLHRPAPSGGRTVVYMHGNGSDLASVSPLAGLFAHHGLGFAAVEYPGYGPAAGQRTTQRAILAAAADGLAHLREQGLTSAQTVLVGESLGSSVAAHLTADGHLTDGEGGGRLVLVSPFTSMTAMVRRVVRVFPRLLVPDRWETDALAPRIGVPTLLVHGAQDSLVPPQMSAALAAAIPDVHRVVVDGRDHNTLWEAPSDALAVVANFARA, via the coding sequence ATGCTGCGGCGCCTGATCTACCCCGTCCCCTCCTACGACGGTGCGGAGCACGAGACGACGAAGGGCGGTACCCACCTGCTCCACCGGCCCGCCCCGAGCGGTGGTCGAACGGTCGTCTACATGCACGGCAACGGTTCCGACCTCGCCTCCGTCAGCCCGCTCGCCGGCCTCTTCGCCCACCACGGGCTCGGCTTCGCGGCGGTGGAGTACCCGGGCTACGGACCGGCCGCCGGGCAGCGGACCACCCAGCGGGCCATCCTGGCCGCGGCCGCCGACGGGCTGGCGCACCTGCGGGAGCAGGGGCTCACCTCCGCGCAGACCGTGCTGGTGGGGGAGTCGCTCGGCTCCTCCGTCGCGGCCCACCTCACCGCGGACGGCCACCTCACCGACGGCGAAGGTGGTGGCCGCCTCGTCCTCGTCTCCCCCTTCACGTCGATGACGGCGATGGTGCGTCGGGTGGTGCGGGTCTTCCCGCGCCTCCTCGTGCCGGACCGGTGGGAGACCGACGCGCTCGCCCCGCGGATCGGCGTGCCGACGCTGCTCGTGCACGGCGCGCAGGACTCGCTCGTGCCGCCGCAGATGAGCGCCGCGCTCGCCGCAGCCATCCCGGACGTGCACCGGGTCGTCGTCGACGGGCGGGACCACAACACGCTCTGGGAGGCGCCGAGCGACGCTCTCGCGGTCGTGGCGAACTTCGCAAGAGCCTAA
- a CDS encoding glutaminase: MENPVPDYLQEVAAACTPNRGGAPASYIPELASVDPDRFGVALATLDGTVYAVGDSDVEFTIQSISKAFVYGLAIREHGLEAVLDTIDVEPSGDPFDELSLEPGTGRPSNPMINAGAITAHTLIGDGADPEERFEQIRAHLSALAGRELTVNEKVWRSELATSDRNLAIIHMLRNHGTITEPAGEVIESYTRQCAINVTTRDLAAMAATLANGGVQPVTGERIYEPPLVRHVLSVMLTCGMYDSAGDWASSVGIPAKSGVGGGIIGTLPGQVGIASFSPRLDGHGNSVRGVETFERLSRDMGLHLMAVAPPARAVMHSSRVERVGEDLVRIYELAGTIGFSGAERVVERISANPPDERIVAFDLSRVHSVRNVARRMLLECLRRLRLEGHEVRLLDEEGVLPDPDLGDGAPVAPLRSEA; encoded by the coding sequence ATGGAGAACCCGGTACCCGACTACCTCCAGGAGGTCGCGGCAGCATGCACCCCCAACCGCGGGGGTGCGCCCGCCTCCTACATCCCCGAGCTGGCATCGGTCGACCCTGATCGGTTCGGAGTCGCCCTGGCCACGCTCGACGGCACCGTCTACGCGGTCGGGGACAGCGACGTCGAGTTCACGATCCAGTCGATCTCCAAGGCCTTCGTCTACGGCCTGGCGATCCGGGAGCACGGGCTGGAGGCGGTGCTGGACACGATCGACGTCGAGCCCTCCGGCGACCCCTTCGACGAGCTCTCGCTCGAGCCGGGTACCGGCCGGCCGAGCAACCCGATGATCAACGCCGGAGCGATCACCGCGCACACGCTCATCGGCGACGGTGCCGACCCGGAGGAACGCTTCGAGCAGATCCGGGCGCACCTGTCCGCCCTCGCCGGCCGCGAGCTGACGGTCAACGAGAAGGTCTGGCGGTCCGAGCTCGCGACGAGCGACCGCAACCTCGCGATCATCCACATGCTGCGCAACCACGGCACCATCACCGAGCCGGCCGGGGAGGTCATCGAGTCCTACACCCGCCAGTGCGCCATCAACGTCACGACCCGCGACCTCGCCGCCATGGCCGCGACCCTCGCCAACGGCGGCGTCCAACCGGTCACCGGTGAGCGGATCTACGAGCCGCCCCTCGTGCGGCACGTGCTGTCGGTCATGCTCACCTGCGGCATGTACGACTCGGCCGGGGACTGGGCCTCCTCCGTCGGCATCCCCGCCAAGAGCGGGGTCGGCGGCGGCATCATCGGCACCCTGCCCGGTCAGGTCGGCATCGCCTCGTTCTCCCCGCGCCTGGACGGCCACGGCAACAGCGTGCGTGGCGTGGAGACCTTCGAGCGGCTCTCCCGCGACATGGGCCTGCACCTCATGGCCGTGGCCCCGCCGGCGCGGGCGGTCATGCACTCCTCACGGGTGGAGCGCGTGGGCGAGGACCTCGTGCGCATCTACGAGCTCGCCGGCACGATCGGCTTCTCCGGAGCGGAGCGGGTCGTCGAGCGGATCTCGGCGAACCCGCCGGACGAGCGCATCGTCGCCTTCGACCTCTCCCGGGTGCACTCCGTGCGCAATGTCGCCCGCCGGATGCTGCTGGAGTGCCTGCGTCGACTGCGGCTCGAGGGGCACGAGGTGCGCCTGCTCGACGAGGAGGGCGTGCTGCCCGACCCGGACCTCGGTGACGGGGCGCCGGTGGCCCCCCTTCGCTCGGAGGCGTGA
- a CDS encoding endonuclease: protein MTPRRLRLLAATGAAVLLTGPVAAAAPTSAVTAPSATASAAVATPLTVAEALVRQDGSTQTVRGYVVGQPVSSERVVTSDFPNDYAIAIAASPGETDTSRMLYVQVPSTLRSQWGLQTNPDNLGEQVDVTGDLESYFAHGGLKDTGSIELVDGSGDPGDPGDPGDPDPGGYYDGTEGLTGEALRAELNRIISNQTVLSYDDVWEGIKDVDENPQSTGDVILLYSGESSPKSNNGGGVDNWNREHVWPKSHGDLGTTMGPGTDLHHLRPTDTTVNSSRGNLDFDDGGEPHDEATGSYHDSDSWEPRDAVKGDVARMVFYMAVRYEGGDGFADLEVNDQVDNGSVPYLGKLSTLKQWNEVDPPSAFEERRNERIFANWQGNRNPFVDHPGWVESIF from the coding sequence ATGACACCCCGTCGTCTCCGCCTGCTCGCCGCCACCGGTGCAGCCGTCCTGCTCACCGGCCCGGTCGCCGCGGCCGCTCCGACCTCGGCGGTCACCGCGCCGAGTGCCACGGCCTCTGCGGCAGTCGCCACGCCACTCACCGTCGCCGAGGCCCTGGTGCGGCAGGACGGGAGCACGCAGACGGTGCGTGGGTACGTCGTGGGTCAACCGGTCTCGAGCGAGCGGGTGGTCACGAGCGACTTCCCGAACGACTACGCGATCGCGATCGCGGCGAGCCCGGGCGAGACCGACACCTCGCGGATGCTCTACGTGCAGGTCCCCTCGACGCTGCGCTCGCAGTGGGGCCTGCAGACCAACCCCGACAACCTCGGCGAGCAGGTGGACGTCACCGGTGACCTGGAGTCCTACTTCGCCCACGGCGGGCTGAAGGACACCGGCTCGATCGAGCTCGTCGACGGCTCGGGCGACCCCGGTGACCCCGGCGACCCGGGCGACCCGGATCCGGGCGGCTACTACGACGGCACCGAGGGCCTGACCGGCGAGGCGCTGCGTGCCGAGCTCAACCGGATCATCAGCAACCAGACCGTCCTGAGCTACGACGACGTCTGGGAGGGCATCAAGGACGTCGACGAGAACCCGCAGAGCACGGGCGACGTCATCCTGCTGTACTCCGGCGAGTCCTCCCCGAAGTCCAACAACGGGGGCGGCGTCGACAACTGGAACCGCGAGCACGTGTGGCCCAAGAGCCACGGTGACCTCGGCACGACCATGGGGCCGGGGACGGACCTGCACCACCTGCGGCCCACCGACACGACCGTCAACTCCTCCCGCGGCAACCTCGACTTCGACGACGGCGGCGAGCCCCACGACGAGGCCACCGGCAGCTACCACGACTCGGACTCGTGGGAGCCGCGCGATGCGGTCAAGGGCGATGTCGCGCGGATGGTCTTCTACATGGCCGTCCGCTACGAGGGGGGCGACGGCTTCGCCGACCTCGAGGTCAACGACCAGGTCGACAACGGCTCCGTCCCCTACCTGGGCAAGCTCTCGACGCTCAAGCAGTGGAACGAGGTCGATCCGCCGAGCGCATTCGAGGAGCGTCGCAACGAGCGGATCTTCGCCAACTGGCAGGGCAACCGCAACCCCTTCGTCGACCACCCGGGGTGGGTCGAGTCGATCTTCTGA
- a CDS encoding NAD(P)-dependent alcohol dehydrogenase, producing the protein MRTVKAWAAPSATEPLTPTTIERRDLGEHDVLIEIAYAGICHSDIHTARSEWGEVPYPLVVGHEIAGTVAEVGSAVTSHAVGDRVGVGCLVNSCGECDACKAGNQQYCPEQIGTYAATDRDGTITQGGYSTHVVVTEDFVLRIPDGLELDVAAPLLCAGITTWSPLRRWHVGEGTKVAVVGLGGLGHMGVQLAVALGAEVTVLSQSLKKQEDGLAFGAVDYRATSDEETFTDLRGKFDLILNTVSAKLPMKKYLSMLAPEGTVVNVGGPVEPFDVPAFSLIMGGKSLAGSNIGGIPETQEMLDFCAEKGIGAKIEVIPAEKVNEAWDRVVASDVRYRFVIDAATI; encoded by the coding sequence GTGCGCACCGTGAAGGCCTGGGCGGCCCCCTCCGCCACCGAACCCCTGACCCCGACGACCATCGAGCGCCGTGACCTCGGCGAGCACGACGTCCTCATCGAGATCGCCTACGCCGGCATCTGCCACAGCGACATCCACACCGCCCGCAGCGAGTGGGGCGAGGTCCCCTACCCGCTCGTCGTCGGCCACGAGATCGCCGGCACCGTCGCCGAGGTCGGCTCCGCGGTGACCAGCCACGCCGTCGGGGACCGCGTCGGCGTCGGCTGCCTGGTCAACTCCTGCGGTGAGTGCGACGCCTGCAAGGCGGGCAACCAGCAGTACTGCCCGGAGCAGATCGGCACCTACGCCGCGACCGACCGCGACGGCACGATCACCCAGGGCGGGTACTCGACGCACGTCGTGGTCACCGAGGACTTCGTGCTGCGCATCCCCGACGGACTGGAGCTCGACGTCGCCGCGCCCCTGCTGTGCGCCGGCATCACCACCTGGTCGCCGCTGCGCCGCTGGCACGTCGGCGAGGGCACGAAGGTCGCCGTCGTCGGCCTCGGCGGGCTCGGCCACATGGGCGTGCAGCTCGCCGTCGCGCTCGGCGCCGAGGTGACCGTGCTGTCCCAGTCGCTGAAGAAGCAGGAGGACGGGCTGGCCTTCGGGGCCGTCGACTACCGCGCGACGAGTGACGAGGAGACCTTCACCGACCTGCGCGGGAAGTTCGACCTGATCCTCAACACGGTCAGCGCGAAGCTGCCGATGAAGAAGTACCTGTCGATGCTCGCCCCGGAGGGCACCGTGGTCAACGTCGGCGGCCCGGTCGAGCCCTTCGACGTGCCGGCCTTCTCGCTGATCATGGGCGGCAAGTCCCTCGCCGGGTCCAACATCGGCGGCATCCCCGAGACCCAGGAGATGCTCGACTTCTGCGCGGAGAAGGGCATCGGCGCCAAGATCGAGGTCATCCCCGCGGAGAAGGTCAACGAGGCCTGGGACCGCGTCGTCGCCTCCGACGTGCGCTACCGCTTCGTCATCGACGCCGCGACCATCTGA
- a CDS encoding TIGR00366 family protein, producing MLKVVSRPLVRLAERYLPTAFVFAVVLTAIVAVGALLATDSGPTEVVRAWGDGLTGLLAFMTQMALVLLLGYMLANTGPVRRLLERLARVPRTPAQAYGFVALCAAVASLFTWGLGLVVAALLSIEVARVGRDRGIRLHYPLLVAAGYSGFVVWHMGYSGSGPLAAATPGSFVEEQIGRTIPVSETIFASWNIIGAVATVVVVVGAMMLMAPSRDDRIVELPKGASLEDAQGNDPIETTEGSTPADRIDTSRGVTLVIGLFLLAYLVVYFAQEGMALTLDIVNWTFLCLVLLLVRNARELGQLVSKAAANVGEILVQFPLYAGIMGIMTATGLVTILADFFVSISTDSTLGLWAFLAGGIVNVFVPSGGGQFAIQAPIFLDAAKQLGVDPAIVVMGVSYGDQWTNMIQPFWALPMLAIARLRIRDVMGFTTVTLVITGVVFAATLVLASL from the coding sequence ATGCTCAAGGTCGTCTCCCGGCCGCTGGTCCGTCTCGCCGAGCGGTACCTGCCCACGGCCTTCGTCTTCGCGGTCGTCCTCACGGCCATCGTCGCGGTGGGGGCGCTGCTGGCCACCGACAGCGGCCCGACCGAGGTGGTCAGGGCGTGGGGTGACGGGCTGACCGGTCTGCTGGCCTTCATGACCCAGATGGCGCTGGTGCTGCTCCTGGGCTACATGCTCGCCAACACCGGGCCGGTGCGGCGGCTCCTCGAGCGCCTCGCCCGGGTGCCGCGCACCCCGGCGCAGGCATACGGCTTCGTCGCCCTCTGCGCCGCGGTGGCCTCGCTCTTCACCTGGGGACTGGGGCTCGTGGTGGCCGCCCTGCTGTCCATCGAGGTGGCCCGCGTCGGTCGTGACCGTGGCATCCGGCTGCACTACCCGCTGCTCGTCGCCGCCGGCTACTCCGGCTTCGTCGTCTGGCACATGGGCTACTCCGGCTCGGGCCCGCTGGCGGCCGCGACCCCCGGCAGCTTCGTCGAGGAGCAGATCGGGCGCACCATCCCCGTCAGCGAGACGATCTTCGCCTCGTGGAACATCATCGGTGCGGTGGCGACCGTGGTGGTCGTCGTCGGCGCGATGATGCTCATGGCCCCGAGCAGGGACGACCGCATCGTCGAGCTGCCGAAGGGGGCCTCGCTCGAGGACGCGCAGGGCAACGACCCCATCGAGACGACGGAGGGCTCGACCCCGGCCGACCGCATCGACACCTCCCGCGGCGTGACGCTCGTCATCGGCCTCTTCCTGCTGGCCTACCTCGTCGTCTACTTCGCCCAGGAGGGGATGGCGCTCACGCTGGACATCGTCAACTGGACCTTCCTCTGCCTCGTGCTGCTGCTCGTGCGCAACGCGCGAGAGCTCGGTCAGCTGGTCAGCAAGGCCGCCGCGAACGTCGGCGAGATCCTCGTGCAGTTCCCCCTCTACGCCGGGATCATGGGCATCATGACCGCCACCGGGCTGGTCACGATCCTCGCGGACTTCTTCGTCTCCATCTCCACCGACTCGACCCTCGGGCTGTGGGCCTTCCTCGCCGGTGGCATCGTCAACGTCTTCGTGCCCTCGGGTGGTGGCCAGTTCGCGATCCAGGCGCCGATCTTCCTCGACGCCGCCAAGCAGCTCGGTGTCGACCCGGCGATCGTCGTCATGGGCGTGTCCTACGGAGACCAGTGGACGAACATGATCCAGCCGTTCTGGGCGCTGCCGATGCTCGCGATCGCGCGGCTGCGCATCCGCGACGTCATGGGGTTCACCACCGTGACGCTCGTCATCACGGGTGTCGTCTTCGCGGCGACCCTGGTGCTCGCCTCGCTGTAG
- a CDS encoding GNAT family N-acetyltransferase, whose product MPTPFLPIRTERLILRPHAESDLDALLAYYSIPDVARYLLTHPWSRESGREDLAKRLARTGIETPTRALALVVEHEGRVIGDVALWATDETGAKGEIGWTFHPDVAGRGFATEAAAAVLEAGFAHYGMHRISAQMDARNTASAALCERLGMRLETRGRQDWWSKGEWTDSLAYAALASDRPRDVGDAIVVSAVVLEDADGHVLTVRKKGTTSFMHPGGKPEPGEAPERCAVREVEEELGLVLEPELLDLVAVHRTAAANEAGRPLIASVFSHPHLTGRSRPEVVPAAEIEEVRWLDPAADLPADAAPLLRLLVAPGP is encoded by the coding sequence GTGCCCACCCCCTTCCTGCCGATCCGCACCGAGCGACTGATCCTGCGTCCTCATGCCGAGTCGGACCTCGACGCCCTGCTGGCCTACTACTCGATCCCAGACGTCGCGCGCTATCTCCTGACCCACCCGTGGTCGCGGGAGTCGGGTCGCGAGGACCTCGCCAAGCGCCTCGCGCGCACCGGTATCGAGACGCCGACGCGCGCCCTCGCCCTCGTCGTCGAGCACGAGGGCCGGGTCATCGGCGACGTCGCCCTGTGGGCCACCGACGAGACCGGGGCGAAGGGGGAGATCGGCTGGACCTTCCACCCGGACGTCGCGGGGCGCGGCTTCGCGACGGAGGCGGCGGCCGCGGTCCTCGAAGCCGGCTTCGCCCACTACGGGATGCACCGCATCAGCGCGCAGATGGACGCGCGCAACACTGCTTCGGCGGCCCTGTGCGAGCGCCTCGGGATGCGTCTGGAGACCCGGGGGCGGCAGGACTGGTGGAGCAAGGGGGAATGGACTGACTCCCTCGCCTACGCCGCCCTGGCGTCGGACCGCCCGCGCGACGTCGGTGACGCGATCGTCGTCAGCGCCGTCGTGCTCGAGGACGCGGACGGGCACGTGCTGACCGTCCGCAAGAAGGGGACGACCTCCTTCATGCACCCGGGCGGCAAGCCGGAGCCGGGCGAGGCGCCGGAGCGGTGTGCGGTGCGCGAGGTCGAGGAGGAGCTGGGGCTGGTGCTCGAGCCGGAGCTGCTCGACCTCGTCGCGGTGCACCGCACCGCGGCCGCCAACGAGGCGGGCCGCCCGCTCATCGCCAGCGTCTTCAGCCACCCGCACCTGACGGGGCGCTCCCGGCCGGAGGTGGTGCCGGCGGCCGAGATCGAGGAGGTGCGCTGGCTCGACCCCGCCGCCGACCTGCCCGCCGACGCCGCGCCCCTGCTGCGGCTGCTGGTCGCGCCCGGCCCCTGA
- a CDS encoding NlpC/P60 family protein yields MTQFYAGRHRAPQQPTVRKTGLSIAAAAALSLTAPALLTTGSASAAPATVSAPSVKSTPSTFSDIVGYGDRGSVVRAIQRVVGTSVDGIFGPATLAAVKDYQADNGLAVDGVVGPRTGSEMGLGGSTSSTSTRVASSTSNFTGVVRYGDRGSLVREVQRAVGTSVDGVFGPATLSAVKRFQADNGLAVDGVVGPRTGSAMGLQGSTSSSPTRASRTATRTAISSNSSVLGTAASLVGTPYRYGGTTPSGFDCSGFTQYVFAKHGISLPRTAEQQRQAATRVSSPQPGDLVFFGAPAYHMGIYAGNGMMYDSGNSRVPVSKRAIWTSNVTYGRV; encoded by the coding sequence ATGACCCAGTTCTATGCCGGTCGCCACCGCGCGCCGCAGCAGCCCACCGTCCGCAAGACCGGCCTGAGCATCGCCGCCGCCGCAGCGCTCAGCCTCACGGCCCCCGCCCTGCTCACCACCGGCAGCGCCTCCGCGGCGCCGGCCACCGTGAGCGCGCCGTCGGTCAAGAGCACGCCGAGCACCTTCTCCGACATCGTCGGCTACGGCGACCGCGGCTCCGTGGTGCGCGCGATCCAGCGCGTCGTCGGCACCAGCGTCGACGGCATCTTCGGCCCCGCGACGCTCGCCGCCGTCAAGGACTACCAGGCCGACAACGGCCTGGCCGTCGACGGCGTCGTCGGCCCGCGCACCGGCTCCGAGATGGGCCTGGGCGGCTCGACCTCCAGCACCTCGACCCGCGTCGCGAGCAGCACCTCGAACTTCACCGGCGTCGTCCGCTACGGCGACCGCGGCTCGCTCGTGCGCGAGGTCCAGCGCGCCGTCGGCACCAGCGTCGACGGCGTCTTCGGCCCCGCGACGCTCTCGGCCGTCAAGCGCTTCCAGGCCGACAACGGCCTGGCCGTCGACGGCGTCGTCGGCCCGCGCACCGGCTCGGCCATGGGCCTGCAGGGGTCGACGTCCTCCTCGCCCACCCGCGCCTCGCGCACGGCCACCCGCACCGCGATCTCCAGCAACAGCTCGGTCCTCGGCACCGCGGCGAGCCTCGTCGGCACCCCGTACCGCTACGGCGGCACGACCCCCTCCGGCTTCGACTGCTCCGGCTTCACCCAGTACGTCTTCGCCAAGCACGGCATCTCCCTGCCGCGTACGGCCGAGCAGCAGCGACAGGCCGCCACGCGCGTCTCCTCGCCGCAGCCGGGTGACCTCGTCTTCTTCGGGGCCCCCGCGTACCACATGGGCATCTACGCCGGGAACGGCATGATGTACGACTCCGGCAACTCCCGCGTGCCGGTCTCCAAGCGCGCGATCTGGACCTCGAACGTGACCTACGGTCGCGTCTGA
- a CDS encoding GTP pyrophosphokinase family protein, whose translation MSGTPKLSDESLRHFARIREDFTRMMLGYRFGMEQVATRLDILREEFTELHQDNPIEHISSRLKSPESIIAKAARQGVELEIEALRAGITDIAGIRVVSPFVADLYRLVDSLTAQPDITVRTVKDYVARPKPNGYRSLHLILEIPVFLSSGPVQVPVEVQFRTVAMDFWASTEHKIFYKYEGDVPSGLRRRITEAAATAARMDEEMADLLRAVHGDAEGSPVEGRVHDRERR comes from the coding sequence ATGAGCGGGACACCCAAGCTGTCCGACGAGTCCCTGCGGCACTTCGCCCGGATCCGCGAGGACTTCACCCGGATGATGCTCGGCTACCGCTTCGGCATGGAGCAGGTGGCCACCCGGCTGGACATCCTGCGCGAGGAGTTCACCGAGCTGCACCAGGACAACCCGATCGAGCACATCTCAAGCCGCCTGAAGAGCCCGGAGAGCATCATCGCCAAGGCCGCCCGGCAGGGCGTGGAGCTGGAGATCGAGGCCCTGCGCGCAGGCATCACCGACATCGCCGGCATCCGCGTGGTCTCCCCCTTCGTCGCCGACCTCTACCGGCTGGTCGACTCGCTCACCGCGCAGCCCGACATCACGGTGCGCACCGTCAAGGACTACGTCGCCCGGCCCAAGCCCAACGGCTACCGCTCCCTCCACCTCATCCTCGAGATCCCCGTCTTCCTGTCCTCGGGACCCGTGCAGGTCCCCGTGGAGGTGCAGTTCCGGACGGTCGCGATGGACTTCTGGGCGAGCACGGAGCACAAGATCTTCTACAAGTACGAGGGTGACGTCCCCTCCGGCCTGCGCCGGCGGATCACCGAGGCGGCCGCGACCGCGGCCCGCATGGACGAGGAGATGGCCGACCTGCTGCGAGCGGTCCACGGTGACGCCGAGGGCAGCCCGGTCGAGGGCCGGGTCCACGACCGCGAGCGCCGCTGA
- a CDS encoding NlpC/P60 family protein: MTTTFYAGRHRAVRTAPSTTQRAGVGVLAAAALSLGATTMTATSASANAGGPTGSAPAPTSTTVSSDSSGFDGYVRVGDTGAVVEEIQQEVGATEDGVFGSETEQAVEAWQGDNGLAVDGVVGPRTGSAMGLDGATGSTGSTGSTSGDSDATATSGGATSVEGDAESSSLLATAESLVGTPYVYGGEDPSGFDCSGFTQYVFAQHGIDLPRMTGDQQAAATPVSDPQPGDLVFFGSPAYHVGIYAGDGKMYDSGTEGSTVTKRDIWTDDVTYGRF; encoded by the coding sequence ATGACCACCACGTTCTATGCCGGGCGCCACCGCGCAGTCCGCACGGCCCCGAGCACGACCCAGCGCGCCGGAGTCGGCGTCCTCGCCGCAGCCGCCCTCAGCCTGGGCGCGACCACCATGACCGCGACGAGCGCCTCCGCCAACGCGGGCGGCCCCACCGGCAGCGCACCGGCACCGACGAGCACGACGGTGTCGAGCGACTCGTCGGGCTTCGACGGCTACGTGCGCGTCGGCGACACGGGCGCCGTCGTCGAGGAGATCCAGCAGGAGGTCGGCGCCACCGAGGACGGCGTCTTCGGTTCCGAGACCGAGCAGGCCGTCGAGGCCTGGCAGGGCGACAACGGCCTCGCCGTCGACGGCGTCGTCGGCCCGAGGACCGGCTCCGCGATGGGCCTGGACGGTGCGACCGGCTCCACCGGCTCCACGGGCTCCACGTCCGGCGACTCGGATGCAACCGCCACGAGCGGCGGCGCCACCTCCGTCGAGGGTGACGCCGAGTCCTCCTCGCTCCTGGCCACGGCCGAGAGCCTCGTCGGGACCCCGTACGTGTACGGCGGCGAGGACCCGTCCGGCTTCGACTGCTCCGGCTTCACCCAGTACGTCTTCGCCCAGCACGGGATCGACCTCCCGCGCATGACCGGCGACCAGCAGGCCGCGGCGACCCCGGTGTCCGACCCGCAGCCGGGCGACCTCGTCTTCTTCGGCTCGCCCGCCTACCACGTGGGCATCTACGCCGGCGACGGCAAGATGTACGACTCCGGCACGGAGGGCTCGACCGTCACCAAGCGCGACATCTGGACGGACGACGTGACCTACGGTCGCTTCTGA
- a CDS encoding class I SAM-dependent methyltransferase, giving the protein MSTHSFDDKAATWDEDPDKARQSGEVARGIAAAVPLAPRSRVLEYGAGTGLVTIALLDELIEPTLTLADNSSGMRQVLADKVEAGILPSPTRVSDLDLESHPVPTDRYDLVVSSMVMHHVKSFDVVLGAFFEMLDPGGHVCIADLDKEDGSFHDHDFDGHHGFDRSSLRASMEQAGFTDVTVSDCSSVTRDDATYPVFLAVGRRP; this is encoded by the coding sequence ATGAGCACCCACAGCTTCGACGACAAGGCCGCCACCTGGGACGAGGACCCGGACAAGGCCCGGCAGTCGGGTGAGGTCGCTCGCGGCATCGCCGCGGCCGTCCCGCTCGCCCCGCGCAGCCGGGTCCTGGAGTACGGCGCAGGCACCGGACTGGTGACCATCGCGCTGCTCGACGAGCTCATCGAGCCGACCCTCACGCTGGCAGACAACTCCTCCGGCATGAGGCAGGTGCTCGCCGACAAGGTCGAGGCGGGGATCCTCCCTTCGCCGACCCGGGTCTCGGACCTCGATCTGGAGAGCCACCCGGTCCCGACCGACCGCTACGACCTGGTGGTCTCCTCGATGGTCATGCACCACGTGAAGAGCTTCGACGTCGTGCTCGGGGCCTTCTTCGAGATGCTCGACCCGGGCGGTCACGTGTGCATCGCCGACCTGGACAAGGAGGACGGCTCCTTCCACGATCACGACTTCGACGGACACCACGGCTTCGACCGGAGCAGCCTGCGGGCATCGATGGAGCAGGCCGGGTTCACCGACGTCACCGTCTCGGACTGCTCCTCGGTCACCCGCGACGACGCCACCTACCCCGTCTTCCTCGCGGTCGGCCGTCGGCCCTGA
- a CDS encoding SRPBCC family protein — translation MSENTTIINASPDDVWKVLADGWLFPLWVVGASRMRDVEPDWPAAGSRIHHSVGVWPHLIDDNTEVLASEEGVALRLKARAWPMGEAEVLITLTPSDGQTEVTILEDATNGPGRFLPAAVREPGIAWRNTETLRRLALLVEGRAHRSV, via the coding sequence ATGTCCGAGAACACGACCATCATCAACGCCTCACCCGACGACGTGTGGAAGGTGCTCGCCGACGGCTGGCTCTTCCCGCTGTGGGTCGTCGGTGCCTCCCGGATGCGCGATGTGGAGCCCGACTGGCCCGCCGCGGGCAGTCGCATCCACCACTCCGTCGGTGTCTGGCCCCACCTCATCGACGACAACACCGAGGTGCTCGCCTCCGAGGAGGGGGTGGCGCTGCGCCTGAAGGCCCGGGCGTGGCCGATGGGCGAGGCGGAGGTCCTCATCACCCTCACCCCCTCCGACGGGCAGACGGAGGTGACGATCCTCGAGGACGCCACCAACGGTCCCGGTCGGTTCCTGCCCGCGGCAGTCAGGGAACCGGGGATCGCCTGGCGCAACACCGAGACCCTGCGTCGGCTCGCCCTCCTCGTCGAGGGCCGCGCCCACCGATCGGTCTGA